From the genome of Mycobacterium kansasii ATCC 12478:
CCGAACACGGGCCGGGACTGGACCTCTGGGTCGGCGGCGGGCTATCGACCAACCCGATGCTGGCCCAACGGCTCGGTGCCTGGGTTCCCCTTCAGGAGGTGCCCGAGGTGTGGGCCGCGGTGACGTCGGTATTCCGTGACTACGGCTACCGCAGGCTGCGCTCCAAGGCGCGGCTCAAGTTCCTGATCAAGGACTGGGGTATCGAGAAATTCCGACAGGTGCTCTGAACCGAATACCTCAAGCGTCCCCTCATCGACGGCCCCGCCCCCGAGCCGATCAAGCATCCGATAGACCACGTCGGGGTGCAACGGCTCAAGAACGGCCGCAACGCCGTCGGGGTTGCGCCTATCGCCGGACGGGTATCCGGCACCATATTGTCGGCGGTGGCGGAGCTGGCCGAGCGGGCCGGGTCGGACCGGATCCGGTTCACGCCGTACCAGAAGCTGGTCATCCTCGACATACCCGACGCCGTGCTCGACGAGACGATCGCCGGCCTGGAGGCGCTGGGCCTGCAATCCAACCCATCACGTTGGCGTCGAAATCTGATGGCCTGCAGCGGAATTGAGTTCTGCAAACTGTCCTTCGCCGAAACCCGGGTGCGGGCACAGTCATTGGCGCCCGAGCTGGAGCGGCGTTTGGAGGACGTCAATTCCCAGCTTGACGTACCGATCACGGTCAATATCAACGGTTGTCCGAACTCCTGTGCGCGAATCCAAGTCGCCGACATCGGGTTCAAGGGGCAGATGGTCGACGACGGTCATGGCGGCTCGGTGGAGGGCTTCCAGGTGCATCTGGGCGGAAGCCTCGGACTGGACAGTGGTTTCGGCCGCAAACTGCGTCAGCACAAGGTCACCAGCGGCGAGCTGGGCGATTACATCGAGCGGGTGGTGCGCAACTTCATCAAACATCGGGCCGACGGCGAACGCTTCGCGCAGTGGGCGATTCGGGCCGAGGAGGACGACCTGCGATGACCTCTCCGGCAACCAAACCGACGGAACCGGAGCTACGGGAGTTGGCGGCGCGCGCTGCGGCCGAACTCGACGGCGCCAGCGCCACCGACCTGCTGCGGTGGACCGATGAAACCTTCGGCGGCGTCAACGGACCGCGCGGCTGGGCGACCTGCAACTACGTGGTCGCCTCCAACATGGCCGACGCCGTGCTGGTCGATCTGGCCGCCAAGGTGCGACCGGGCGTGCCGGTGATTTTCCTGGACACCGGCTACCACTTCGCGGAAACCATCGGCACCCGCGATGCGATCGAATCCGTCTATGACGTACGGGTGCTCAACCTCAGGCCCGAGCACACGGTCGCCGAACAAGACGAATTGCTGGGCAAGGACCTGTTCGCCCGGAACCCGGGCGAGTGCTGCCGGCTACGTAAAGTCGTCCCGCTGAGCAAGACTCTGCGCGGCTATTCGGCCTGGGTGACCGGACTGCGCCGAGTCGAGGCACCGACCCGCGCCAACGCCCCGCTGATCAGCTTCGACGAAGCGTTCAAACTGGTGAAGGTAAATCCGCTGGCGGCCTGGACCGACCAGGATATGCAGGACTACATCACCGAACACGACGTGCTGGTGAATCCCCTTGTGTACGATGGCTATCCGTCGATCGGCTGCGCCCCATGC
Proteins encoded in this window:
- a CDS encoding phosphoadenylyl-sulfate reductase, with protein sequence MTSPATKPTEPELRELAARAAAELDGASATDLLRWTDETFGGVNGPRGWATCNYVVASNMADAVLVDLAAKVRPGVPVIFLDTGYHFAETIGTRDAIESVYDVRVLNLRPEHTVAEQDELLGKDLFARNPGECCRLRKVVPLSKTLRGYSAWVTGLRRVEAPTRANAPLISFDEAFKLVKVNPLAAWTDQDMQDYITEHDVLVNPLVYDGYPSIGCAPCTAKPADGADPRSGRWQGLAKTECGLHAS